From Virgibacillus natechei, the proteins below share one genomic window:
- a CDS encoding iron chaperone has translation MTNQKPQNIDEYVSQFPLETKQVLNALLSCLHEVVPEAETGLKWGGPAFTYRRVLFTVGAFKNHINFYPTPAAINAFKKELKSYSITKSALQLPLDKPLPFKLIREIAKYRFRDVVENDAKWM, from the coding sequence ATGACTAATCAAAAACCACAAAATATTGATGAATATGTATCTCAGTTTCCTTTGGAGACAAAGCAAGTATTGAATGCTCTACTATCATGTCTTCATGAAGTAGTCCCAGAGGCAGAAACAGGGCTTAAATGGGGGGGGCCTGCATTTACCTATCGCAGAGTTTTGTTCACAGTCGGAGCCTTTAAGAATCATATAAATTTTTATCCTACTCCTGCTGCGATCAACGCATTTAAAAAAGAATTGAAATCCTACTCAATAACTAAAAGTGCACTACAGTTACCATTGGATAAACCTTTACCATTTAAATTAATCCGTGAAATAGCAAAATATCGATTTAGAGATGTTGTGGAAAATGATGCGAAATGGATGTGA
- the rlmH gene encoding 23S rRNA (pseudouridine(1915)-N(3))-methyltransferase RlmH produces the protein MKITIIAVGKLKEKYLKQGIEEYLKRLSTYAKVDITEVADEKAPENMSEAEMQEVKRKEGERILSKVGQDSYVVTLEINGKMLTSEQLAAKMDELATYGKSKIAFVIGGSLGISEAVQKRSDLALSFSKLTFPHQMMRLILLEQVYRGFRIIRGEPYHK, from the coding sequence ATGAAAATAACGATCATAGCAGTCGGAAAATTAAAGGAAAAATACCTCAAGCAAGGCATCGAGGAATATTTAAAGCGCCTGAGCACCTATGCAAAGGTCGATATCACAGAAGTAGCAGATGAAAAAGCCCCGGAAAATATGAGCGAAGCAGAGATGCAAGAAGTGAAGCGGAAAGAGGGAGAGCGGATTCTAAGTAAAGTTGGGCAAGACAGCTATGTCGTTACGCTTGAGATTAATGGAAAAATGTTGACCTCAGAGCAGCTGGCAGCAAAGATGGACGAACTTGCTACGTATGGAAAAAGCAAAATAGCATTTGTGATTGGCGGATCGCTTGGCATTAGTGAAGCGGTGCAGAAGCGGAGTGACCTGGCACTGTCATTTTCTAAGTTGACGTTTCCTCATCAGATGATGCGGCTAATTTTGTTGGAGCAGGTTTACCGAGGGTTTCGGATTATTCGGGGGGAACCGTATCACAAATAG
- a CDS encoding TAXI family TRAP transporter solute-binding subunit: protein MKKTSKMKFLGAIIASFLIVTGCGEGNENGDEAQSVEADDMFVTIAAGGTSGVYYPIAGAMSNIYEAEGIDTSVQATGASVENINLLQSDQAELAIVMADAVEQAYESFGSFEDEDPQKNLVGISGLYPNVVQIITTADSGIETFSDLEGMNVAVGDANSGVELNARMMFEAHSMSYDDISEDYLSYGEAIDQIRNGIIDAAFVTSGVPNGAAMDLASTHDVTVVELEDEGLDYLNENYPFFLEDEVPAGTYDNEKDIQTASITNLLIPNPDLPDEEVYELTRLFYENLEAIQASHDAAQDIDIETVEEGLNVPMHPGAEQYFEEQGVLSGE from the coding sequence ATGAAAAAAACATCTAAGATGAAATTCCTCGGAGCAATCATTGCATCCTTCTTAATTGTAACCGGTTGCGGCGAGGGTAATGAGAACGGCGATGAGGCGCAAAGCGTAGAAGCGGATGACATGTTCGTAACCATTGCAGCTGGTGGTACGTCCGGAGTCTATTATCCGATTGCCGGTGCCATGTCCAATATCTATGAGGCGGAAGGAATCGATACATCTGTGCAGGCGACGGGAGCTTCCGTTGAAAATATTAACCTATTGCAAAGTGACCAGGCCGAGCTCGCGATTGTCATGGCCGATGCTGTGGAACAAGCATATGAAAGTTTTGGTTCATTTGAAGATGAGGATCCACAAAAAAACCTCGTCGGGATCAGTGGTTTATATCCAAATGTTGTCCAAATCATTACAACAGCTGACTCGGGAATTGAAACCTTCTCCGATCTTGAAGGGATGAATGTTGCAGTAGGTGATGCGAATTCTGGCGTTGAACTGAATGCGCGCATGATGTTTGAAGCTCACAGCATGAGTTATGATGACATCAGTGAAGATTATCTCTCTTATGGAGAAGCCATCGATCAAATCCGTAACGGCATCATTGATGCTGCCTTTGTTACAAGCGGTGTCCCTAATGGAGCTGCCATGGATCTGGCAAGCACGCATGATGTCACCGTCGTTGAACTTGAAGACGAAGGACTGGATTATTTAAATGAGAATTATCCGTTCTTCCTTGAAGATGAAGTCCCCGCTGGCACCTATGATAACGAAAAGGACATCCAGACTGCGTCCATTACAAATTTATTAATACCGAACCCTGACCTTCCCGATGAGGAAGTCTATGAATTAACACGTTTATTCTATGAAAACCTTGAAGCTATTCAAGCTTCCCACGATGCCGCCCAGGATATTGATATTGAAACGGTGGAAGAGGGATTAAATGTCCCTATGCACCCAGGTGCTGAGCAATACTTTGAAGAACAAGGCGTACTATCCGGTGAATAA
- a CDS encoding DUF1850 domain-containing protein yields MKLGIAIIGIILFIWCFFPRQAYLTFSFPLSEEVYFQEHVEAGDEVEITWTHSVEHTPWMERLRVDEDGHLIMIETRFQSYGAGTPENTNGTLTVENGFIVITDLNEKHEAYNWFHSHDADFTVTIDNDKEIETTALPDQTPIEMKVERLRFPAIFFTKGE; encoded by the coding sequence ATGAAGCTGGGCATCGCCATCATCGGGATCATCTTATTTATATGGTGTTTTTTTCCTAGACAAGCATACCTCACTTTTTCTTTTCCGCTTAGTGAAGAGGTTTATTTCCAAGAGCACGTGGAAGCAGGCGATGAAGTCGAGATTACCTGGACACACTCCGTTGAGCATACGCCTTGGATGGAGCGACTACGTGTGGATGAAGACGGTCATCTGATCATGATTGAAACACGATTTCAGTCTTATGGCGCAGGAACACCAGAAAATACAAACGGAACCTTAACAGTCGAAAATGGCTTTATCGTCATCACTGATCTGAATGAAAAGCATGAGGCTTATAATTGGTTTCACTCTCATGATGCCGATTTTACGGTGACGATTGATAATGATAAAGAGATCGAAACAACAGCACTTCCTGATCAAACACCGATCGAAATGAAAGTAGAGCGACTTCGTTTTCCAGCTATCTTTTTCACGAAGGGAGAGTAA
- a CDS encoding TRAP transporter permease, translating to MKNKRSHEQLDKNQQEVLEKYDTESRFRNFDNRFLVILVTLIAVGFSLYHLITAFTGPPVPVLVHRGLHVSFVLILVFLLFPPTKKARRDHLPWYDIALSGLSIPSTIYLFVNYEEIVTRGGLPITVDIIMGTLLVVLVFEAGRRVTGIALPILALLFVAYAMFGRDLPGIFRHRGYDWPQLAEQFYMTTEGIFSTAIGVSSTYIILFIIFGAFLAKSGMGQLFNDLAMALTGRSRGGPAKVSVIASGFLGSINGSAIANTVTTGNFTIPLMKKIGYSRVFAGAVESSASVGGQILPPIMGAAAFIMAETLGIPYTDIVLIAILPAVLFYLGILVQVHIRATKDNLSGIPRSELPKLTDVLKERGHLLLPIFFLLYMLFFSGTTILFSAACTIIVTIFISAFRKSTRMSFRDLIDALESGARITISVAIACATVGIIVGVSGITGFGLNLANAIVAIGGESLFLTLLFTMVACIVLGMGMPSIPAYIITATMAAPALVQLGIEPIVAHLFVFYFGIFANITPPVALAAFAAAGLSGAGPMRTGFNALKLALAGFVVPFMFVYNEALLLIDTTLMSGILVIISAILGVLMLGIAAERYFLYKLNLLFSGLMAVGGILFLYPGVMTDVIALAILLFIFTVQFIKKKRHSTAEITTAS from the coding sequence ATGAAAAATAAACGCAGCCATGAACAGCTAGATAAAAACCAACAAGAAGTTCTAGAAAAATATGATACGGAATCACGCTTTCGAAACTTTGACAACCGTTTTCTCGTTATTCTCGTCACGCTAATTGCGGTGGGATTTTCCCTTTATCATCTGATCACCGCATTTACCGGCCCCCCGGTGCCAGTACTCGTCCATCGAGGGTTACACGTGTCTTTCGTACTCATCCTTGTTTTTCTTCTTTTTCCACCAACGAAGAAAGCACGAAGAGATCACTTGCCTTGGTATGATATAGCATTAAGCGGTTTATCCATTCCATCAACCATCTATCTGTTTGTCAACTATGAAGAAATTGTCACTCGCGGTGGTTTGCCAATTACAGTGGACATCATTATGGGAACATTATTGGTTGTACTCGTTTTTGAAGCAGGAAGGCGTGTGACGGGGATAGCTTTACCGATTCTCGCACTTCTGTTTGTCGCATATGCGATGTTCGGCCGAGATTTGCCAGGTATTTTCAGGCACAGAGGTTACGACTGGCCGCAATTAGCCGAACAATTTTACATGACGACGGAAGGGATCTTTAGTACAGCGATTGGGGTATCATCCACTTATATTATTCTTTTTATTATATTTGGCGCCTTTCTGGCAAAATCGGGAATGGGTCAACTTTTCAATGATTTAGCTATGGCTCTTACTGGTCGTTCGCGAGGTGGGCCAGCCAAAGTGTCGGTGATCGCCTCCGGTTTTCTCGGAAGCATTAACGGGTCGGCAATTGCAAACACGGTAACCACCGGTAACTTTACGATCCCATTGATGAAAAAAATCGGCTATAGTCGAGTATTTGCTGGAGCAGTGGAATCTTCCGCCTCTGTGGGGGGACAAATCTTACCACCGATTATGGGTGCTGCCGCCTTTATTATGGCGGAAACACTAGGGATTCCCTACACAGATATTGTATTAATCGCGATTTTACCAGCCGTGCTTTTTTATCTCGGAATACTTGTGCAAGTTCATATACGCGCAACCAAAGATAATTTATCGGGTATCCCGCGCTCAGAACTTCCAAAGCTAACCGATGTTCTAAAAGAACGAGGACATTTATTATTGCCGATTTTCTTTCTCCTATATATGTTATTTTTCAGTGGCACGACCATTCTTTTCTCTGCTGCTTGTACGATTATCGTCACGATCTTCATTAGCGCGTTCCGAAAATCGACACGTATGAGTTTCAGAGATCTTATAGATGCTTTGGAATCAGGCGCCCGCATCACGATAAGTGTGGCGATTGCCTGTGCCACAGTAGGGATTATCGTCGGTGTTTCCGGTATCACTGGTTTCGGGCTTAACTTGGCCAATGCCATCGTTGCTATCGGTGGGGAAAGTCTCTTTCTAACCCTTCTATTCACAATGGTTGCCTGTATTGTTCTCGGAATGGGGATGCCTAGTATTCCTGCTTATATCATTACAGCAACGATGGCCGCACCTGCACTCGTTCAACTTGGAATTGAGCCAATTGTGGCGCATTTATTCGTGTTCTACTTCGGCATTTTCGCCAACATTACACCACCTGTAGCGCTAGCCGCCTTTGCAGCTGCCGGGCTATCAGGTGCCGGGCCAATGCGAACAGGATTCAACGCGTTGAAGTTAGCACTTGCAGGATTTGTTGTACCGTTTATGTTTGTGTACAACGAAGCGTTACTATTGATTGACACGACTTTGATGAGTGGCATTCTCGTCATTATATCCGCAATTCTTGGCGTACTTATGCTCGGAATCGCTGCAGAGAGATATTTTCTCTACAAACTTAATCTCCTCTTCAGCGGACTAATGGCGGTCGGTGGGATCTTGTTTCTTTACCCAGGTGTAATGACGGATGTTATTGCTTTAGCCATTCTCTTATTCATCTTTACCGTGCAGTTCATCAAGAAAAAACGACATAGCACGGCTGAAATAACAACCGCGTCTTAG
- a CDS encoding helix-turn-helix transcriptional regulator, with amino-acid sequence MQLSNRIRELRARFQWTQQDLASRVGVTRQTIAALEKGDYIPSLLLAMNICIEFQLTVEEVFHLKREEQ; translated from the coding sequence GTGCAACTATCCAACCGAATAAGAGAATTACGTGCTCGTTTTCAATGGACACAGCAAGATCTTGCGTCAAGAGTGGGGGTAACTAGACAAACGATTGCTGCATTAGAAAAGGGGGACTACATTCCTTCTCTGCTCTTAGCAATGAATATTTGTATTGAATTTCAACTGACTGTTGAAGAGGTATTTCATTTGAAAAGGGAGGAACAATAA
- a CDS encoding AraC family transcriptional regulator codes for MDVLENMNTAVSYIENHLDEEINYKEVAKIACFSEHHFKRMFSFIAGISLTGYVRRRRLTLAAFDLKESNMRVIDVAVKYGYNSADSFSRAFQALHEVTPSSAKNADVPLKAYPRMTFHIAIKGDVEMNYKFVEKEAFTVVGKKETVPGGSEFNPKMWERLEAIEEIVKAYDNTYFPGTLHVSLTKENGDVDYYIATATTKECPEELEKLEIPSLTWAVFKATGEMPDALLTTWERVYTEWFPTSGYELAEAPEFVRGDDTKTEIWVPVKKKK; via the coding sequence ATGGATGTGCTTGAAAATATGAACACAGCAGTAAGCTATATCGAAAACCATTTGGATGAAGAGATCAATTACAAAGAGGTTGCAAAGATCGCATGTTTTTCTGAACATCATTTTAAACGAATGTTCTCGTTCATAGCAGGTATATCTTTAACAGGATATGTTCGTAGAAGGCGTTTGACCTTAGCGGCTTTTGATTTAAAAGAAAGCAACATGAGAGTAATTGATGTAGCTGTTAAATATGGTTACAATTCAGCTGATTCATTTTCAAGAGCATTTCAAGCGCTACACGAAGTAACTCCTAGTTCAGCCAAAAATGCTGACGTTCCATTAAAAGCTTATCCAAGGATGACCTTCCACATTGCAATTAAGGGAGATGTTGAAATGAATTACAAATTTGTCGAAAAAGAAGCCTTTACCGTGGTCGGGAAAAAAGAAACGGTCCCTGGTGGATCCGAATTCAATCCGAAAATGTGGGAGCGCCTCGAAGCGATCGAGGAAATAGTTAAGGCATACGATAATACCTACTTTCCGGGCACATTACATGTTTCATTGACAAAAGAGAATGGAGACGTCGATTACTATATTGCTACAGCGACTACCAAGGAATGTCCTGAAGAACTGGAGAAATTGGAGATCCCATCCCTTACGTGGGCGGTATTTAAAGCAACGGGAGAAATGCCAGATGCATTATTAACGACATGGGAGCGCGTGTATACCGAGTGGTTCCCTACCTCTGGTTATGAATTAGCTGAAGCTCCTGAATTTGTTAGAGGCGACGATACAAAAACAGAAATTTGGGTTCCTGTTAAGAAAAAGAAGTAG
- a CDS encoding PadR family transcriptional regulator, whose protein sequence is MKQTNNTKFAILGLLTTGCHTGYAIKQMIDQSLNHFWKISYGQIYPTLKQLVADGLATVQDTSQEGKPDKKEYFLTEKGEMELRTWLQAPINAIATEKNEVLLKLFFSRHQSNQSTIIQLEQYRQKLHEHYHTYDAIEKMITTELFNKEDAAFWLFTLDYGKRTTAAAMEWCADTVQQIQNWEEE, encoded by the coding sequence ATGAAACAAACCAACAACACGAAATTCGCCATATTAGGATTACTCACGACAGGCTGCCATACAGGCTATGCGATAAAACAAATGATTGACCAAAGCCTGAATCACTTTTGGAAAATCAGCTATGGGCAAATTTATCCCACGTTAAAACAGCTTGTTGCTGATGGATTGGCTACTGTCCAAGATACATCTCAAGAAGGTAAGCCAGATAAGAAAGAATATTTTCTTACCGAAAAGGGGGAGATGGAGCTGCGGACATGGCTTCAGGCTCCAATAAACGCAATAGCTACGGAGAAGAATGAAGTGTTATTAAAGCTTTTTTTCAGTCGGCACCAAAGCAATCAATCAACCATCATTCAACTCGAACAATATAGACAGAAACTGCATGAGCATTATCATACGTACGATGCAATCGAGAAGATGATAACTACTGAGTTGTTCAATAAGGAAGATGCAGCGTTTTGGCTTTTCACCCTGGATTATGGAAAACGAACCACAGCAGCCGCTATGGAGTGGTGTGCGGATACGGTTCAACAAATACAAAATTGGGAGGAGGAATAG
- a CDS encoding DUF4188 domain-containing protein, with protein sequence MGKTVYEGRYTTENDQDIVVFLIGMRVNKRRAIGKWLPVFTAMPGMIRELYENKDELGFLSMESFFGLRTTVMIQYWRSDEDLLAYAKGQKHLKAWKNFNQKVGNTDAVGIYHETYIVPQGNYESIYGNMPLHGLGKAAKRIPVTAENLSAKKRLTSVQYEAAQTKPKSL encoded by the coding sequence ATGGGAAAAACCGTATATGAAGGCCGGTATACGACGGAGAATGATCAGGACATCGTTGTATTTCTCATTGGAATGCGGGTGAACAAACGGCGTGCGATAGGCAAATGGCTACCCGTTTTTACCGCGATGCCCGGAATGATCAGAGAGCTTTACGAGAATAAGGATGAACTTGGTTTTCTATCCATGGAAAGTTTTTTTGGACTCCGTACAACCGTCATGATCCAATATTGGCGTTCAGATGAGGATCTGCTTGCTTACGCGAAAGGCCAAAAGCATTTAAAGGCATGGAAAAATTTCAATCAAAAAGTGGGAAACACGGACGCAGTCGGTATCTACCATGAAACCTACATCGTGCCTCAGGGAAATTATGAATCCATCTACGGGAATATGCCGCTTCACGGACTTGGCAAAGCAGCAAAACGTATACCAGTTACAGCGGAAAACCTTTCTGCTAAAAAAAGATTAACGTCTGTTCAATATGAAGCCGCACAAACAAAGCCTAAGTCACTATAA
- the dacB gene encoding D-alanyl-D-alanine carboxypeptidase/D-alanyl-D-alanine endopeptidase, protein MRRNMKKWLLFFLIAVVALLLFIDQEDDLFIVATDEQEEVEEVFREDATLHEKIDTILDDEKLDGAVTGVSIRDANTGDVLYSADGDIRLRPASNMKLLTGVAALETLGADYQFSTDVLTDGEQKGDVLAGNLYVRGKGDPTLLKTDLDQFAKDLKDQGIHEIDGNVIADDSWYDDIRLSQDLNWSDQPFHTGAQVSALTLSPDEDYDAGTVIVEVVPTAQMGEQAEVSITPKTDYVTIVNNTEMVAETQEKDITIEREHGSNNIIVEGEIPLNGVETKAWSSVWEPTGYVLDVFKNRLEENSIDITADSEFKMARTPEDATLLTAKNSMTLEELLIPFMKLSNNGHGETLTKEMGKVVHDEGSWDKGLDVIEEAVAELGMDDNTIMVRDGSGMSHKNLIPANELSQLLYTIQDKSWFPKFKDSLPVAGESERLVGGTLRYRMTEDPTKGKVAAKTGDLNGVSALSGYVTAADGEELIFSIMINNYIGPSVKEIEDAIATVLIGHEFDE, encoded by the coding sequence ATGAGAAGGAACATGAAGAAATGGCTATTATTTTTCCTTATTGCAGTGGTTGCGTTGCTATTATTTATTGACCAGGAGGATGATTTATTTATCGTGGCAACAGACGAACAGGAAGAAGTAGAAGAGGTCTTTCGTGAAGATGCAACATTACATGAAAAGATAGATACGATTCTGGATGACGAAAAGCTGGACGGAGCGGTAACTGGCGTGAGTATTCGTGACGCGAACACTGGTGACGTGCTCTATTCAGCTGATGGTGACATACGACTGCGTCCCGCTTCCAATATGAAGTTGCTAACAGGAGTTGCAGCGCTGGAAACACTTGGAGCGGATTATCAATTTTCTACGGACGTATTAACGGATGGAGAACAAAAAGGAGATGTCCTGGCAGGTAACCTGTATGTGAGAGGAAAAGGTGATCCTACTCTATTAAAAACGGATCTCGATCAATTTGCTAAGGATTTAAAGGATCAAGGTATCCATGAAATAGATGGAAACGTGATTGCGGATGATAGCTGGTACGACGACATTCGACTTTCTCAAGATTTAAATTGGTCCGACCAACCTTTCCACACGGGTGCCCAAGTGTCGGCACTTACCCTTTCTCCAGATGAAGATTATGACGCGGGAACGGTCATTGTGGAAGTAGTCCCTACCGCGCAAATGGGCGAACAGGCGGAAGTAAGTATTACGCCGAAAACAGATTACGTCACGATTGTAAATAACACCGAAATGGTTGCTGAGACACAAGAAAAGGATATTACCATTGAACGGGAGCATGGATCGAATAACATCATTGTTGAAGGAGAAATTCCTTTGAATGGCGTAGAGACGAAGGCATGGTCATCGGTATGGGAGCCTACAGGGTATGTATTGGATGTTTTTAAAAATAGGTTAGAAGAAAACAGTATAGACATTACGGCAGATTCCGAATTTAAAATGGCTCGTACACCAGAGGATGCAACCCTTTTAACAGCTAAAAACTCCATGACGTTAGAAGAACTGCTCATTCCTTTTATGAAATTAAGCAATAACGGCCATGGTGAAACGTTAACGAAAGAAATGGGGAAAGTTGTACATGATGAAGGAAGCTGGGATAAAGGGCTTGATGTGATTGAAGAAGCGGTAGCGGAATTGGGTATGGATGATAATACGATCATGGTGCGTGACGGATCAGGGATGTCCCATAAGAACTTGATCCCTGCAAATGAACTTTCACAACTGCTTTATACGATCCAGGACAAAAGCTGGTTCCCAAAATTTAAAGACTCCTTGCCAGTAGCAGGAGAATCAGAACGCCTTGTTGGCGGGACGTTGCGCTACCGGATGACAGAAGATCCGACGAAAGGAAAAGTTGCAGCTAAGACAGGCGATCTGAACGGGGTATCGGCATTATCGGGCTATGTTACAGCCGCAGACGGTGAAGAGTTGATATTCTCTATTATGATTAATAATTACATCGGACCTTCAGTAAAGGAGATTGAAGACGCGATTGCGACTGTGCTGATTGGGCATGAATTTGATGAGTAA
- a CDS encoding Lin0512 family protein, with translation MKQVLFIQTGTGIDVHGQDITKASIRAVENAIWYNSMPGIEKSLPDQNLKNMKVTIKLAIPLDRDKLDTEKIKESVPYGTVGVELTEGGMATSSGIILEDKQDDNDLMYIVNAAVEVGY, from the coding sequence ATGAAGCAGGTTTTATTTATTCAAACTGGTACAGGCATTGACGTACATGGACAGGATATTACAAAAGCATCGATACGTGCGGTGGAGAATGCTATTTGGTATAACTCCATGCCTGGAATTGAGAAAAGCCTTCCTGATCAGAACCTTAAGAATATGAAAGTTACGATTAAACTTGCTATACCCCTTGACCGCGACAAGCTGGACACAGAAAAAATAAAAGAATCTGTCCCATATGGAACGGTTGGGGTCGAATTAACAGAAGGCGGAATGGCGACATCAAGCGGAATTATTTTGGAAGATAAACAGGATGACAATGACTTGATGTATATCGTAAATGCTGCCGTTGAAGTCGGGTATTAG
- a CDS encoding TraB/GumN family protein encodes MSEENITRIHIDDKEFILIGTAHVSRNSAEQVKEVIEAENPDSVCVELDEGRYNSIKDGNKWRDMDIFKVVKEKKATLLLMNLAISSFQNRIAKQFNIKPGQEMIQGIESAEEANAELVLADRNIQTTFSRVWRNIGLKGKAMLLMQVIAGIFSKETISEEEMENMKSQDTLNAMLKEFTASFPKLKTPLIDERDQYLSQKIKEAPGEKVVAILGAAHVPGIKEEINKDHDLKRLSEIPAKSKVPKIIGWAIPILILSIIAYTFYANPSAGVQQTISWALWNGSFSAIGAIIALGHPLAVITAFVAAPITSLNPLLAAGFFAGIVQTMIRRPNVADFESLSEDVFSVKGFWSNKVTRILLLVVLTNLGSSLGTLIGGADVIRLFIENIG; translated from the coding sequence ATGTCTGAAGAAAATATTACGCGTATACATATAGATGATAAAGAATTTATTTTAATTGGTACGGCGCATGTTTCCAGAAACAGTGCAGAACAGGTAAAGGAAGTTATTGAAGCGGAAAATCCGGACTCTGTTTGTGTAGAGTTAGATGAAGGAAGGTATAATTCGATAAAGGACGGGAATAAATGGAGGGATATGGATATATTTAAGGTTGTTAAAGAAAAGAAAGCGACTTTACTTTTAATGAATCTTGCCATATCTTCTTTTCAAAATCGAATAGCGAAACAATTTAATATTAAACCGGGCCAGGAAATGATTCAGGGTATTGAATCAGCGGAAGAAGCAAATGCAGAACTTGTACTAGCTGACAGAAATATTCAAACAACCTTTTCTCGTGTGTGGCGTAATATTGGCCTAAAAGGAAAAGCTATGCTTCTTATGCAAGTGATTGCAGGTATTTTCAGCAAAGAAACCATATCCGAAGAAGAAATGGAAAATATGAAGTCACAAGATACATTAAACGCAATGCTTAAGGAGTTTACGGCAAGTTTTCCAAAGTTAAAGACTCCTCTCATCGATGAAAGGGATCAATATTTATCGCAAAAAATCAAAGAAGCTCCAGGAGAAAAGGTAGTTGCTATCTTGGGTGCTGCACATGTTCCCGGCATAAAAGAGGAAATCAACAAAGACCATGATTTAAAACGGTTATCCGAAATTCCAGCTAAATCGAAAGTACCAAAAATTATTGGCTGGGCCATTCCAATCCTGATACTATCGATTATTGCATACACCTTTTATGCAAACCCGTCTGCTGGTGTTCAACAGACAATTAGTTGGGCACTATGGAATGGATCCTTCTCAGCAATTGGGGCAATTATTGCGCTGGGACATCCATTGGCCGTTATCACAGCATTTGTTGCGGCTCCCATAACCTCCTTAAATCCGCTACTTGCTGCTGGTTTTTTTGCAGGTATTGTTCAAACCATGATTCGACGACCAAATGTAGCAGATTTTGAGAGCCTTTCTGAGGATGTTTTTAGTGTTAAAGGGTTTTGGAGTAACAAGGTTACGCGCATCCTTCTGTTGGTTGTCTTAACTAATCTTGGAAGTTCATTAGGAACCTTGATAGGTGGCGCTGATGTTATTCGCCTATTTATCGAAAATATAGGCTGA
- a CDS encoding GNAT family N-acetyltransferase has protein sequence MWFIEVDDDIYLRLFEVGDAEALFQQTNNSRDYLREWLSWVDGTKTVDDSRAFIEHTLRLHEAENGRTGGIFYQGKLVGAAGFNSFDWPNRIGYIGYWLTQDAQGHGIMTRTCRELTNYAFHVLKLNKVEIRAGYENKRSWAVPERLGFTKEGQIRQAEWIYDHYVDHLVYGKLAHEWD, from the coding sequence ATGTGGTTTATTGAAGTAGATGACGATATATACTTGAGGTTATTTGAGGTTGGGGATGCAGAAGCATTATTCCAGCAGACGAATAATTCAAGAGACTATTTACGTGAGTGGCTTTCTTGGGTGGATGGAACGAAAACGGTGGATGACTCCCGAGCTTTTATTGAACATACATTACGTTTGCACGAAGCGGAAAACGGACGAACTGGTGGTATATTTTATCAAGGTAAGCTTGTGGGTGCAGCTGGCTTTAATAGTTTTGATTGGCCGAATAGAATAGGGTATATCGGTTATTGGCTCACACAAGATGCACAAGGACACGGCATTATGACGCGCACCTGCCGCGAGCTGACGAATTATGCCTTCCATGTACTGAAGCTGAACAAAGTTGAGATTCGAGCTGGCTATGAAAATAAGCGTAGCTGGGCGGTCCCTGAAAGACTTGGCTTTACAAAGGAAGGACAGATCAGGCAGGCCGAGTGGATATATGATCATTACGTAGATCATTTGGTTTATGGGAAGTTGGCACATGAGTGGGATTAG